A part of Bdellovibrionales bacterium genomic DNA contains:
- a CDS encoding ribosome maturation factor RimP — MSSLSDDVLGQIRELASEICQREGCLLYDIQFSGGSRQRNLRVFVDRAQGVVSVDDCANISRGLNLLLDVRDLIPGGAYDLEVSSPGLERQLIETWHFEKAIGQEVKLSTTESIPLPEGVEAKPGKGGPLSVEGKLTEASDEVVVVENDKAKWEVPRRIIRRANVKFVFSEKSGSKKKMKKR; from the coding sequence TTGAGTAGTTTGTCTGATGATGTTTTGGGTCAGATTCGTGAATTGGCGAGTGAAATTTGCCAGCGAGAGGGTTGTCTTCTATACGATATTCAGTTTTCTGGTGGATCTAGGCAAAGAAATTTACGAGTATTTGTTGATCGTGCTCAAGGCGTAGTTTCTGTAGACGATTGTGCCAATATTTCGCGGGGCCTCAACCTTTTGCTCGATGTAAGAGATCTCATTCCTGGCGGAGCCTATGATTTGGAAGTTTCTAGTCCGGGACTTGAGAGGCAGCTTATTGAGACATGGCATTTCGAGAAGGCGATTGGTCAGGAAGTGAAGCTTTCCACTACGGAATCCATTCCTCTGCCTGAGGGTGTGGAAGCAAAGCCTGGAAAGGGTGGTCCGTTGTCGGTTGAGGGGAAGCTTACGGAAGCATCGGACGAAGTGGTTGTGGTTGAGAATGATAAGGCAAAGTGGGAAGTTCCTCGACGAATTATTCGGAGAGCGAACGTAAAATTTGTTTTCAGTGAGAAATCAGGAAGCAAAAAGAAGATGAAGAAGAGGTAA
- the rpsO gene encoding 30S ribosomal protein S15 has protein sequence MAFLASQKQEIVKKFRQSELDTGSSHVQVALLTHRINHLTEHFKKNKKDVHGQRGLLKLVNRRRKLLDYLRSQDSAQYSSLIAELGLRK, from the coding sequence ATGGCGTTTTTAGCATCACAAAAGCAAGAAATTGTAAAAAAATTCCGTCAATCAGAGCTGGATACGGGGAGCTCGCATGTGCAAGTCGCTCTTCTCACTCATCGAATTAATCATCTCACGGAACATTTTAAAAAGAATAAGAAGGATGTTCACGGACAACGTGGCCTTCTCAAATTGGTGAATCGTCGTCGAAAACTCTTGGACTATCTTCGTTCGCAAGATTCGGCTCAATATTCTTCATTGATAGCTGAGCTTGGTTTAAGGAAGTAA
- a CDS encoding GNAT family N-acetyltransferase, with the protein MGLAKGDSWEIRALQGSDFVELHQTVQAVYSASPFPIGGGWSEEQIAEEGKTGSSLGVFYKPFGLTAFVIWRCFPGGREIRLLGTHPKWCRRGIMAELMRSVIEGLDSGEEIWLEVHEGNRGARNLYEKLGFSKVGRRPNYYRDGAGADLYSRLCP; encoded by the coding sequence ATGGGTCTTGCTAAAGGTGACTCTTGGGAAATTCGGGCTCTTCAGGGGAGCGATTTTGTGGAACTGCACCAGACAGTTCAGGCCGTCTATTCAGCTTCCCCATTTCCGATTGGGGGAGGTTGGAGCGAGGAGCAGATCGCAGAAGAAGGAAAGACAGGCAGTTCGCTGGGAGTCTTTTATAAACCTTTTGGATTAACCGCCTTTGTTATCTGGCGTTGCTTTCCCGGGGGTCGCGAGATTAGGCTTCTCGGAACCCATCCCAAATGGTGTAGGAGAGGCATTATGGCAGAGCTTATGCGCTCGGTCATTGAGGGGCTTGATTCCGGCGAGGAGATCTGGCTTGAAGTTCATGAGGGAAATCGTGGGGCTCGTAACCTCTATGAAAAGTTAGGGTTTTCTAAAGTAGGCAGGAGACCCAATTACTATCGCGATGGTGCCGGTGCCGACCTCTATAGTAGGCTTTGTCCTTGA
- a CDS encoding outer membrane beta-barrel protein yields MKLLFWTSRLAVLAVCGATFASSAQTDGEVLDLGFQDEAKEIAVDPVKPVVSGSSKASVVTSNKVISKTKKLTSASKKSGTSANKMNSASTNEESVAAAPGIIILNQGNANPSTQQQPTTYVEATPSPESRTEQFRRARQDAEANTEKILSEKLEESRLVDERRRLEKILGNTIEGSAINTEPQQQQQQQNTQGQGYNSVQKVQVINEAPRTFGQENDSMIKEKLEKVHKSDLDLVQEVEESEATAAKQVAALAAVNTRQYYLGGTVGSASYVGVANVQGNLAAGVTFGSILPSGVSLEASFMYSNFYIDEYWWNYPYFRELDQYSLGLGAKYNFSFGIVKPNFGGLISYSYRKYFDRGYYSYGYSNDSEVTSHAIDLGLTAGVDVDITETFSLGFEYRYMTNLANRADSDYLTSRSVWREGQPVERTDYNFVTLTGKLRF; encoded by the coding sequence ATGAAGCTGTTATTTTGGACGAGTAGATTGGCTGTTTTGGCCGTTTGTGGCGCAACTTTTGCCAGCTCAGCTCAGACTGACGGAGAAGTTCTGGATCTGGGTTTCCAGGACGAGGCTAAGGAGATTGCAGTCGACCCTGTGAAGCCCGTCGTAAGTGGTTCATCCAAAGCAAGTGTTGTTACTTCAAATAAGGTCATCTCGAAAACCAAAAAGCTGACTTCGGCTTCGAAAAAGTCTGGAACTTCGGCAAATAAGATGAACTCAGCTTCGACAAATGAAGAGAGTGTGGCGGCAGCCCCTGGCATCATTATTTTGAATCAGGGTAACGCAAATCCATCCACCCAACAGCAGCCAACAACCTATGTTGAGGCGACCCCAAGTCCTGAATCTCGAACGGAACAGTTCCGTCGTGCGCGCCAGGATGCTGAGGCAAATACAGAGAAGATCCTTTCTGAAAAGCTGGAAGAGTCTCGATTGGTTGATGAGAGAAGGCGTTTAGAGAAAATATTGGGCAATACCATCGAGGGGTCGGCGATAAACACTGAGCCTCAGCAGCAACAACAACAGCAGAATACCCAAGGTCAAGGCTATAATTCCGTTCAGAAGGTTCAAGTGATCAATGAGGCGCCTCGTACTTTTGGGCAAGAAAATGATTCCATGATTAAAGAGAAGCTTGAGAAGGTGCACAAATCAGATTTGGACCTTGTCCAGGAAGTCGAAGAATCGGAGGCTACCGCAGCGAAGCAAGTCGCCGCATTGGCTGCAGTTAATACTCGCCAGTATTACTTAGGCGGTACAGTGGGCTCTGCCAGTTATGTTGGAGTCGCTAATGTCCAGGGCAATTTGGCTGCGGGAGTTACGTTCGGTTCGATTTTGCCATCTGGAGTTTCTTTAGAAGCAAGTTTTATGTACTCTAATTTTTATATTGATGAGTATTGGTGGAATTATCCCTACTTCAGAGAATTGGACCAATATAGCTTGGGTCTCGGAGCCAAATATAATTTTAGCTTTGGAATTGTAAAACCGAATTTTGGTGGTCTGATTAGCTATAGTTATCGCAAATACTTTGATCGCGGCTATTATAGCTACGGTTACTCCAACGACTCAGAGGTTACAAGCCATGCCATTGACCTCGGTTTAACAGCAGGCGTAGACGTGGATATCACCGAGACTTTTTCTTTGGGATTTGAATATCGTTACATGACCAATTTGGCTAATCGAGCCGACTCTGACTACTTAACTTCACGCAGCGTTTGGCGTGAGGGTCAGCCAGTTGAGCGCACGGACTATAACTTTGTGACCTTGACTGGAAAGCTTCGGTTTTAG
- the infB gene encoding translation initiation factor IF-2 yields MTQPKVYEFAKEIGIETLTLMDKIREWNLPIRSHMAGLDEAMILEIKSRFDAEAGTKKEIKAKKAKPKKKATAKSVRKVVTATSKADEKSVKEKKAEKAAASLPKVIRRKAGEKEEAEAAAAAALAAQVESQELYASEEVSTTDGSEEGSSAAAHLREADSGISAEGVSPDSISPDSPEVKTRRNIVGRMDLKRVVRPVARASSTASSTGQPHAAGAGASSLFAGQISDPSRPPRPGVGRTLRTGFVAPSPFLDEVVTEETQKEKDDKLKKRPGAGKELPSAVFSASEFRKREVVFQPKKKKIPGRGEVRKTQITTPKASKRVVKFHHVIKVGELANQMNLKAPQLIKKLMGEGIMATINTDLDFDTVALMVPEFGFEAQNVALSPEGLIEEAVFGDLSSEMVSRTPVVTVMGHVDHGKTTLLDSIRNADVASREAGGITQHIGAYQVTLEDGSHITFIDTPGHAAFTAMRARGANVTDVAIIVVAADDGVMPQTAEAINHAKAAGVPIIVAVNKMDKPGANPDRIKQQLTEFQLVPEEWGGSTIFCPVSALKGEGVKELLEQIRLVAEVQELRANPNRSGTGLVIESRMEKGRGCVATLLVKDGTIGVGQDIVVGTVAGRIRAMNNDRGERIKLAGPGTPVEIFGLPETALAGDRFDVTETEAQAHEIAELRKRQAEAAIASLDKTMTLEQIFSKVKAGAAKELSIVLKADVAGSLEAIKGMFEKAGTEEVKVKIVHSGVGGISESDVLLAGTAHGLVLGFNVRPDGSAQKLAKEKNIEIKVYTIIYEMIDDVKKALGGLLAPEMVEKSLGRAEVRNTFSVPKSGVIAGCSVLDGKITRSNQLRLVRDGRIVYQGKVSSLKRFKDDVKEVASGFECGIGIENFNDIKVGDVIEAFEVESIAREL; encoded by the coding sequence GTGACCCAGCCCAAAGTTTATGAATTTGCAAAAGAGATTGGTATCGAGACTCTGACTCTCATGGATAAGATTCGTGAATGGAATCTTCCGATTCGAAGTCATATGGCTGGTTTAGATGAGGCCATGATCCTCGAAATCAAGAGCCGTTTTGATGCGGAGGCGGGAACAAAAAAAGAGATAAAGGCTAAAAAAGCCAAGCCGAAGAAGAAGGCCACCGCGAAGTCCGTGCGTAAGGTCGTTACAGCTACGTCTAAGGCGGATGAAAAGTCTGTGAAAGAAAAGAAGGCAGAAAAAGCCGCAGCGTCTCTGCCCAAAGTGATTCGACGTAAAGCTGGAGAAAAAGAGGAGGCCGAGGCTGCGGCAGCTGCGGCCCTGGCCGCACAGGTAGAAAGTCAGGAACTTTACGCCTCAGAAGAAGTGAGTACGACTGATGGGTCAGAAGAGGGTTCTTCTGCTGCAGCTCATTTGAGGGAAGCAGACTCCGGGATAAGTGCGGAAGGTGTGTCTCCAGATTCGATTTCTCCTGATTCACCTGAGGTAAAAACTCGTCGTAATATTGTAGGTCGCATGGATCTGAAGAGGGTTGTGCGTCCTGTAGCTCGAGCAAGTAGCACAGCTTCTTCAACGGGACAGCCTCATGCTGCGGGGGCAGGGGCCTCGTCGCTTTTTGCTGGACAGATTTCGGATCCCTCTCGTCCTCCGCGACCGGGAGTTGGTCGGACTTTGAGAACTGGATTTGTAGCTCCCTCCCCTTTCCTCGATGAAGTCGTTACTGAAGAAACGCAGAAGGAAAAGGATGATAAATTAAAAAAGCGTCCTGGGGCGGGGAAAGAGCTTCCTTCGGCTGTATTTTCGGCTTCTGAGTTTAGAAAAAGAGAAGTTGTTTTCCAGCCAAAGAAGAAAAAGATTCCCGGTAGGGGAGAGGTTAGAAAAACTCAGATTACAACTCCAAAGGCCAGCAAGCGAGTTGTTAAATTTCATCATGTGATTAAGGTCGGAGAACTAGCCAACCAAATGAATTTGAAAGCCCCTCAGCTGATTAAGAAATTAATGGGCGAAGGGATTATGGCCACGATTAATACGGACCTCGATTTTGATACGGTCGCTCTGATGGTGCCCGAATTTGGTTTTGAAGCTCAAAATGTGGCTTTGTCGCCCGAGGGCTTGATTGAGGAGGCGGTTTTTGGTGATCTTTCTTCGGAGATGGTATCTCGAACTCCAGTCGTGACTGTGATGGGTCACGTCGATCATGGCAAGACGACACTGCTGGATTCTATTCGCAATGCAGACGTCGCGTCCCGCGAGGCTGGCGGTATCACCCAGCACATTGGGGCGTACCAAGTAACTCTTGAAGATGGAAGCCACATTACGTTTATAGATACTCCAGGCCACGCAGCATTCACAGCCATGCGGGCCCGCGGAGCAAATGTGACAGATGTAGCGATTATAGTTGTTGCAGCGGACGATGGGGTCATGCCTCAGACGGCCGAAGCCATTAACCATGCCAAGGCCGCCGGGGTCCCGATTATCGTAGCAGTTAACAAAATGGACAAACCGGGTGCTAATCCGGACCGAATTAAGCAACAATTGACGGAGTTCCAACTCGTTCCTGAGGAGTGGGGTGGAAGCACGATCTTTTGTCCTGTTTCGGCTCTGAAGGGAGAAGGGGTTAAGGAACTGCTTGAGCAAATTCGGCTTGTGGCTGAGGTTCAAGAACTTCGGGCGAATCCGAATCGCTCGGGCACAGGATTGGTGATAGAAAGTCGCATGGAGAAGGGGCGGGGATGTGTCGCCACCTTATTAGTGAAAGATGGGACAATCGGTGTAGGTCAGGATATTGTCGTTGGAACGGTGGCTGGTCGAATCCGGGCCATGAACAATGATCGAGGTGAGCGAATTAAATTGGCTGGTCCAGGCACGCCCGTCGAAATTTTTGGTCTCCCGGAGACTGCTTTGGCTGGGGATCGTTTTGATGTCACGGAGACGGAAGCTCAGGCCCATGAAATTGCTGAATTGAGAAAACGTCAGGCGGAAGCCGCGATCGCAAGTCTTGATAAGACCATGACGTTGGAGCAGATTTTTTCTAAGGTGAAGGCGGGTGCGGCAAAGGAACTTTCAATTGTATTGAAGGCCGATGTGGCTGGCAGTTTGGAAGCCATCAAAGGGATGTTTGAAAAGGCAGGCACGGAAGAAGTCAAAGTGAAAATCGTTCACTCAGGGGTGGGTGGAATCAGTGAATCGGATGTGTTGTTGGCGGGAACAGCTCATGGTTTGGTTCTGGGTTTCAATGTTCGTCCTGATGGCTCTGCTCAAAAGCTGGCAAAAGAGAAGAACATTGAGATCAAGGTTTATACAATTATCTACGAGATGATTGATGATGTTAAAAAAGCACTTGGAGGATTGTTAGCACCCGAGATGGTTGAAAAATCATTGGGCAGAGCTGAAGTGCGAAATACTTTCTCGGTGCCAAAATCAGGAGTTATTGCTGGATGTTCTGTTTTGGATGGGAAAATTACGCGAAGTAACCAATTGCGATTGGTGCGAGATGGCCGAATTGTTTATCAAGGAAAAGTTTCTAGTCTAAAGCGGTTCAAAGATGATGTCAAAGAAGTGGCCTCGGGCTTTGAGTGTGGGATTGGAATTGAAAACTTCAATGATATCAAAGTTGGTGACGTGATCGAGGCCTTCGAAGTTGAGAGTATTGCGAGGGAGCTCTGA
- the nusA gene encoding transcription termination/antitermination protein NusA, with protein sequence MAVENVFSDLSRMIEQVGKDKGIDKGVVIDAVIQGMLVAARKKYGTYREIEAQYNEESGEIELYEFKEVVNDEDFCDEEVEIKLSSALELDPDAQLHDSIGHKLETSDLGRIAAQTAKQIITQRVRDAERDLIFNEFEQRKGEIASGIARRVERGAIVVDLGRTEAYIPPREQIPGEQYKPGDRIQGYIADVRQTTRGPQIIMSRADERYLMKLFEMEVPEIYDGIVEIKAAAREPGQRAKIAVSSKDSAVDALGACVGMKGSRVQSIVQELRGEKIDIVNWDDEPARFVCNALAPAEISKVYMDENLMEMEIVVPDSQLSLAIGRKGQNVRLAAKLTRWKLDIVSESNASQRTAEAIFNLMLIPGMSQTMAQNIFQSGYGSFQAIAEAQIDDVMKIPGYEDVSRATKLVEDSKALLTQYQQEGKTVPKAPTKTPEVQLEGDAKSQAAQRLKEEMAQLKAQEETAGSEKTEVGGIQE encoded by the coding sequence ATGGCTGTGGAAAATGTATTCTCTGATTTGAGTCGTATGATTGAGCAGGTCGGCAAAGATAAGGGCATTGATAAAGGTGTCGTTATTGATGCTGTTATCCAGGGTATGTTGGTGGCGGCTCGAAAAAAGTACGGGACTTATCGTGAAATTGAGGCCCAATATAACGAGGAGTCTGGCGAGATAGAGCTCTATGAATTCAAGGAAGTGGTTAACGACGAAGATTTTTGTGATGAAGAAGTTGAAATTAAGCTATCTAGTGCCCTTGAGTTGGACCCTGATGCTCAACTTCATGATTCGATTGGGCATAAGTTAGAGACCTCAGATTTGGGGCGAATTGCAGCTCAGACGGCCAAGCAGATTATCACTCAGCGAGTGCGCGATGCCGAGCGTGACCTTATTTTTAATGAGTTTGAACAACGAAAGGGAGAAATTGCCTCAGGAATTGCCCGACGGGTTGAAAGAGGAGCTATCGTTGTTGATCTTGGTCGGACTGAGGCCTACATTCCACCCCGGGAACAGATCCCGGGCGAGCAGTACAAACCAGGAGATCGGATTCAAGGCTACATTGCTGATGTTCGTCAAACAACCAGAGGCCCTCAGATTATCATGTCTCGAGCTGATGAGCGCTACCTGATGAAGTTGTTCGAAATGGAAGTTCCGGAAATTTATGATGGTATTGTTGAAATAAAGGCAGCCGCTCGTGAGCCTGGTCAGAGGGCTAAGATTGCTGTGAGTTCTAAGGATTCCGCTGTGGATGCCTTGGGGGCCTGTGTGGGAATGAAGGGCAGTCGCGTACAGAGTATTGTGCAAGAGCTACGAGGCGAAAAAATTGATATTGTTAATTGGGATGATGAGCCAGCTCGATTTGTTTGCAATGCTCTGGCCCCTGCGGAGATTTCTAAAGTGTATATGGACGAAAATTTGATGGAAATGGAAATTGTAGTTCCAGATTCTCAACTCAGCTTGGCCATTGGACGAAAGGGTCAGAATGTGCGTCTGGCAGCAAAGCTGACGCGTTGGAAATTGGATATTGTTTCTGAGTCGAATGCTTCGCAGAGAACAGCCGAGGCGATATTCAATCTGATGCTGATTCCTGGGATGAGTCAAACGATGGCACAGAATATTTTCCAATCAGGATACGGGTCATTTCAAGCCATAGCTGAGGCACAGATTGATGATGTGATGAAGATTCCTGGATATGAAGACGTAAGCAGGGCCACCAAATTAGTTGAAGATTCAAAGGCTCTCCTAACCCAGTACCAGCAAGAAGGTAAAACTGTACCAAAGGCTCCAACAAAGACCCCAGAGGTTCAGCTGGAGGGTGATGCTAAGTCTCAGGCGGCGCAGCGTTTGAAGGAAGAGATGGCTCAGTTGAAGGCGCAGGAAGAGACGGCAGGTAGTGAAAAGACTGAGGTTGGCGGAATTCAGGAATAA
- a CDS encoding S8 family serine peptidase: MRALRYVYLFIIVFWTIPVGAQNYVPGEVIVRLKSASGSQSAASFLGKANSNKSMTLKRSWGKLNAYHFGVKAGKTVDETINELRNDPDVLYAEPNYYLQKATDFRAERIYNRDQVSNIVQSDPSSAYEGQLGVEQIYQSMKASSFSYKPVVAIIDTGLDVTHPVFVESNALWQNPHEIAGNGIDDDGNGYVDDINGWNFAYHSNNVSDDDGHGTHVAGIVLKAGMDILANPVEEAKVHIMALKFLDSNGVGTTTDAIQAIYYAVNNGAVVLNNSWGGPSYSAALLDVIVFSYNEGVAFVAAAGNSGTNNDSAPMYPASYGVPHIISIAATTNLDYLAYFSNFGKGTVHVGSPGLNIYSTYPGGGYAPMSGTSMASPYAAGIAALMKVAAPDMTGFQIKSGMLAQSDKISQLTNKLVTDGRVNVAHAVAYASGAPIDSSQPGYNPSYLTRELASELSESSGGGCGLVTKLYTEFNRDQVSGGKSTHSGTETWYILVVVALFAVPLALRSYLRSRSPVSRRKFPRYEIATSVSMDIGDKKLIGSVSSISLGGLRVDTDALLDQGGIVTMTIASPDGKDQLQVQGKVVWSESKKSYGLAFSEANDLVLSSIGSWTKGLKKAS, translated from the coding sequence ATGAGAGCATTGCGGTACGTTTATCTATTTATTATTGTGTTTTGGACAATTCCAGTTGGAGCACAGAATTATGTGCCTGGAGAGGTGATTGTTCGTCTCAAATCAGCCTCTGGAAGTCAGTCCGCCGCCTCTTTTCTTGGCAAAGCCAATTCCAACAAAAGTATGACTCTGAAACGTTCGTGGGGCAAATTGAATGCTTATCATTTTGGAGTAAAGGCCGGAAAAACCGTAGATGAAACCATTAATGAGCTTCGAAATGATCCTGATGTCCTTTACGCCGAACCTAACTATTATTTGCAAAAAGCCACTGATTTTCGGGCAGAGCGAATTTATAATCGGGATCAGGTTTCAAATATAGTTCAGAGCGATCCATCAAGTGCGTATGAGGGTCAACTCGGAGTAGAGCAGATCTATCAGTCAATGAAGGCATCGAGCTTTTCCTATAAACCTGTTGTGGCGATCATCGATACGGGCCTTGATGTTACGCACCCCGTATTTGTCGAGTCCAATGCACTTTGGCAGAATCCCCACGAAATCGCTGGGAACGGAATTGACGATGATGGGAATGGGTATGTTGACGATATCAATGGCTGGAATTTTGCCTATCATTCAAATAACGTCTCTGATGACGATGGCCATGGGACTCATGTGGCCGGTATTGTATTGAAAGCAGGAATGGATATTCTAGCAAATCCTGTGGAGGAAGCCAAAGTTCACATTATGGCTCTGAAGTTTCTCGACAGCAACGGAGTTGGGACTACCACGGATGCCATTCAGGCCATCTATTATGCTGTTAACAACGGAGCTGTGGTCTTAAATAATTCTTGGGGAGGTCCCTCCTACAGTGCCGCTCTTTTAGATGTCATTGTTTTTTCCTATAACGAGGGAGTCGCATTTGTTGCGGCAGCAGGAAATTCGGGAACCAATAATGATTCAGCCCCCATGTATCCTGCAAGCTATGGAGTTCCTCATATTATCTCCATTGCTGCGACAACGAACTTAGATTACTTGGCTTATTTCTCAAATTTTGGAAAGGGTACTGTTCATGTGGGCAGTCCTGGTTTAAACATTTATTCGACCTATCCAGGTGGTGGCTACGCGCCCATGTCTGGTACAAGTATGGCGTCTCCATATGCAGCTGGTATTGCAGCTCTGATGAAGGTGGCGGCCCCCGATATGACCGGTTTTCAAATAAAATCGGGTATGTTGGCTCAATCTGACAAGATCTCTCAATTGACAAATAAATTGGTCACAGATGGCCGGGTGAACGTCGCACACGCCGTGGCTTATGCCAGTGGAGCTCCGATTGATTCTTCTCAGCCGGGTTATAATCCGTCTTATTTGACTCGAGAACTTGCTTCAGAGCTGAGCGAATCAAGCGGCGGCGGTTGTGGCCTGGTGACAAAGCTATATACTGAATTCAATCGAGACCAAGTTTCTGGTGGTAAGAGCACTCACTCGGGCACGGAGACTTGGTATATCTTAGTTGTCGTGGCTCTGTTTGCTGTTCCATTGGCCTTGCGAAGTTATCTCCGTTCTCGTTCGCCCGTCAGCCGTCGAAAGTTCCCTCGCTATGAAATCGCCACCTCAGTTTCGATGGATATTGGGGATAAAAAGCTCATTGGGTCTGTGAGTTCCATATCTTTGGGAGGATTGCGAGTCGATACGGATGCCTTACTTGATCAGGGTGGGATCGTCACCATGACAATTGCGAGTCCGGATGGTAAAGACCAGTTACAGGTACAAGGCAAAGTTGTGTGGAGTGAGTCTAAGAAATCCTATGGATTAGCCTTTAGCGAAGCGAATGACTTGGTTCTTTCCTCTATCGGCAGTTGGACCAAGGGCCTCAAAAAGGCCTCTTAG
- the rbfA gene encoding 30S ribosome-binding factor RbfA: MSGESRRIQRVEKELRHVVAGYLLTGLKGPFTCLISVTQVRVSPDLRHGKVYVSLMGDPKAKQTDWALLEKQVSEIQRHVGANLKLKFTPRLQLFLDSSADEVDKIQRILNDIKAGEMQLRPSVEGEDEG; the protein is encoded by the coding sequence TTGTCAGGAGAAAGCAGGCGCATACAAAGGGTTGAAAAAGAACTTCGTCATGTTGTAGCAGGTTACCTTTTAACTGGCTTAAAGGGTCCGTTTACCTGCTTGATTTCGGTGACACAGGTCAGAGTATCTCCGGATTTGCGTCACGGTAAGGTTTATGTGAGCCTCATGGGTGATCCAAAAGCGAAACAAACCGATTGGGCTCTCCTTGAGAAGCAGGTTTCGGAGATTCAAAGGCATGTAGGAGCCAATCTTAAGCTGAAGTTCACTCCGCGATTGCAGTTGTTCCTTGATTCGTCTGCTGACGAGGTCGATAAAATTCAACGAATTTTGAATGATATAAAGGCGGGCGAGATGCAATTGCGACCCAGTGTTGAAGGCGAAGATGAAGGCTAA
- the truB gene encoding tRNA pseudouridine(55) synthase TruB, producing the protein MKAKAKVKLSEPGLHGLLLVDKPSGITSHDVVARARRCLGMKAVGHAGTLDPLATGLIILLLGEATKLSDYVLNADKSYQVKVRLGLITDSLDITGRVLERREVNIPEETLSSAILEAQGDLSLPVPAYSAVKVGGKKLYELARAEKLSPTPVRTMNFFNLKLFEIGQDSFSARVDCHKGGYIRSWVEFIGKNLGCGATVEELRRLGSGRFRVEQSLTLENLEELVRASRIENQVSEDQEAQGIQEAPLGHCGINPLIFGDSFVSLNQALPHWKALTVKGRDEHLMVNGLVSHDLSRRLIIERKMANSERVIVPVKILSSATGQLLSLIEAMPEGGLKVRRIFQLPIL; encoded by the coding sequence ATGAAGGCTAAGGCTAAGGTTAAGCTATCTGAGCCAGGGCTTCATGGTCTTTTGTTGGTTGATAAGCCAAGCGGGATAACGAGTCATGACGTGGTTGCCAGAGCTCGACGTTGCTTAGGAATGAAGGCGGTTGGCCATGCAGGGACCCTGGATCCTTTGGCCACGGGCCTTATCATTTTACTCCTTGGAGAGGCCACTAAATTATCAGATTATGTTTTGAATGCGGACAAGAGCTACCAAGTTAAGGTTCGGCTCGGTCTTATCACGGACTCTCTGGATATCACAGGAAGGGTTCTTGAGCGTCGCGAAGTCAATATTCCAGAAGAGACTTTAAGTAGTGCGATATTGGAAGCTCAAGGTGACCTGTCTTTGCCCGTTCCCGCCTATTCAGCAGTAAAGGTGGGGGGAAAGAAATTGTATGAACTGGCTCGAGCGGAAAAGCTCAGTCCAACGCCAGTTCGCACCATGAATTTTTTTAACCTAAAATTATTTGAGATTGGTCAGGATTCTTTTTCGGCTCGGGTGGATTGCCATAAAGGTGGTTACATACGATCCTGGGTTGAATTCATCGGAAAAAATCTCGGATGTGGCGCAACGGTTGAGGAGCTCAGGCGTTTGGGGTCAGGCCGTTTCCGAGTGGAGCAGAGTCTTACTCTAGAAAATCTTGAAGAATTGGTGAGAGCCTCTAGGATTGAAAACCAGGTTTCAGAAGATCAAGAAGCTCAAGGGATTCAGGAAGCTCCACTGGGTCATTGCGGTATAAATCCTCTGATTTTCGGAGACTCATTTGTTTCTCTAAACCAAGCTCTTCCTCATTGGAAGGCCTTGACTGTAAAGGGACGCGATGAGCATTTAATGGTGAATGGACTCGTCAGTCATGATCTGAGTCGTCGTTTGATAATAGAAAGAAAAATGGCCAACAGTGAGCGTGTTATCGTTCCTGTGAAAATCCTGAGTTCTGCTACGGGGCAGCTCCTTTCGCTGATTGAGGCGATGCCGGAGGGAGGGCTTAAGGTGAGGAGAATATTTCAGCTGCCTATACTCTGA